The Vibrio tubiashii genome includes a window with the following:
- a CDS encoding NfeD family protein yields the protein MPLRIVKALMFCFVLLSGPSVFSSSEPAPHATKVVPVINISGAIGPAVGDYVIEEITLANQTPNISALVLTIDTPGGLVSSLREINQSILASKIPILCLVYPQGARAASAGTFILYACHIAAMAPATTLGAATPVSIGGASPEKSDEAPNEPSAMEKKMLNDSIAYIRSLAQLRGRNAEWAEKAVREAATLSSSEALEQNVINLIADTPEQLLIQSHGLTVSLNDTNTPLATAGAQVEYKTPDWRHQFLSTITDPNIAYILMMIGIYGLLLEFYSPGFGVAGVVGAICLLIATYAFQMLPVNYVGMGLILLGIGLLVAESLMPSFGILGFGGVIAFVLGSIFLIESDLPELQVSLNLIYSIAVLSAAFVVFVLRRVLQLRQSQVVSGVEYLIGQQAVVENSFTAEGYVHIAGERWAAHGDDSFSRGDIVIVEAIDGLSLKISKQQGSGYDGTNNH from the coding sequence ATGCCCTTGCGGATTGTCAAAGCACTTATGTTTTGCTTTGTACTCTTGTCAGGACCATCTGTTTTTAGCTCAAGTGAGCCGGCGCCTCATGCGACCAAGGTGGTTCCTGTTATTAATATCAGCGGAGCAATCGGCCCTGCTGTGGGGGACTACGTGATTGAAGAAATTACTTTAGCAAACCAAACCCCCAATATCTCCGCTCTCGTGCTGACAATCGATACTCCCGGTGGCCTAGTCAGCAGCCTTAGAGAGATCAACCAATCGATCCTCGCCTCAAAAATTCCTATCTTGTGTTTGGTCTACCCTCAAGGCGCGCGCGCTGCCAGTGCCGGTACATTTATTCTGTATGCTTGCCATATTGCAGCAATGGCACCTGCGACCACATTGGGAGCGGCGACTCCAGTAAGCATAGGTGGAGCGAGCCCAGAAAAATCCGATGAGGCGCCAAATGAGCCTTCGGCAATGGAAAAGAAAATGCTTAATGACTCTATTGCTTATATCCGATCGCTGGCGCAGCTGCGAGGTAGGAATGCAGAGTGGGCGGAAAAAGCGGTTAGAGAGGCTGCCACACTTTCATCAAGTGAAGCGTTAGAGCAAAATGTGATTAATCTTATTGCAGACACCCCTGAACAACTCCTTATCCAATCTCATGGGCTAACTGTTAGCCTAAATGATACAAACACTCCGTTAGCAACTGCTGGGGCACAAGTCGAGTATAAAACACCGGATTGGCGCCATCAGTTTCTCTCTACTATCACCGATCCGAACATCGCGTATATCTTAATGATGATCGGTATCTATGGCTTGTTGCTAGAATTTTACAGCCCTGGGTTTGGCGTGGCTGGTGTCGTCGGTGCGATTTGTCTACTTATTGCAACTTACGCTTTTCAGATGTTGCCAGTGAACTACGTCGGAATGGGTTTAATTCTGCTAGGCATAGGTCTATTGGTGGCTGAATCGCTTATGCCAAGTTTCGGCATTTTAGGCTTTGGTGGTGTCATTGCTTTCGTCTTAGGTTCGATATTCCTCATTGAAAGTGATCTACCTGAGCTACAAGTCTCGTTAAATCTTATCTATTCCATTGCGGTGCTATCAGCAGCGTTTGTTGTGTTTGTTTTACGCAGAGTATTGCAGCTTAGACAAAGTCAGGTGGTGAGTGGCGTCGAATACCTGATTGGTCAGCAAGCGGTTGTCGAAAACAGCTTTACAGCGGAAGGTTATGTGCATATAGCGGGTGAGCGCTGGGCTGCGCATGGTGATGACAGTTTCTCTCGTGGAGATATTGTCATAGTTGAGGCCATTGACGGTCTGAGTTTAAAAATTAGTAAACAGCAAGGAAGTGGCTATGATGGAACAAATAATCACTAG
- a CDS encoding DUF3024 domain-containing protein, giving the protein MGLVSLLQRQVESRAELICKQRNQSTPAELGKASFETMNNGVIFIKQHFLLDSSHCNYMNPIAKVAWNGDLNQWQLFMPQETDSEQWVPYPYLAQSSDLTAIMREIDKDPKEMFWQN; this is encoded by the coding sequence ATGGGGCTAGTGAGTTTACTACAACGTCAAGTCGAGAGCAGAGCGGAGCTTATCTGTAAGCAACGCAATCAAAGTACGCCTGCTGAATTGGGCAAAGCAAGCTTTGAAACCATGAACAATGGCGTCATTTTTATCAAGCAGCACTTTTTGCTTGATTCGAGCCATTGCAATTACATGAATCCAATCGCGAAAGTGGCGTGGAACGGCGATCTAAATCAATGGCAGCTGTTTATGCCACAAGAAACGGATAGTGAGCAGTGGGTGCCCTACCCATATTTAGCTCAAAGTAGCGACCTAACCGCTATTATGCGCGAAATCGATAAAGACCCGAAAGAGATGTTTTGGCAGAATTAG
- a CDS encoding phosphate ABC transporter substrate-binding protein, with amino-acid sequence MVRVALAALLSTSLFSVPTLAKEVNVSGSTSVARVMDVLAEDYNSTHPDSYVAVQGIGSSAGITLVKKGVADVGMSSRYLTESEQDESLTVKPIAFDGLAVVVNKSNPIENVTREQLFDIYKGKITNWKQLGGNDQKIAVVTREASSGSRYSFESLMGLTKIINSRLVSDINPDNLVVNSNSMVKTIVNHNKQAIGFVSTGSVDSSIKAIQFEGVEASNKTIATGQYELSRPFLVLYNPDKVDEDSKSFIDYLNSSQAKSLIEEYGYTPIKK; translated from the coding sequence ATGGTTCGTGTTGCGTTGGCTGCACTTTTATCTACATCACTGTTTTCAGTGCCAACGTTGGCTAAAGAGGTGAATGTTTCAGGCTCGACTTCGGTAGCTCGTGTCATGGATGTGCTCGCAGAAGATTACAACAGCACTCACCCAGACAGCTACGTAGCGGTTCAGGGCATCGGTTCGTCGGCAGGCATTACGTTGGTTAAGAAAGGTGTCGCTGATGTAGGTATGAGCTCTCGTTACCTAACAGAAAGTGAGCAAGATGAATCTCTCACGGTTAAGCCAATTGCTTTTGATGGATTGGCAGTGGTGGTGAATAAATCTAACCCGATTGAAAATGTCACTCGTGAGCAGCTGTTTGATATTTACAAAGGAAAGATTACTAACTGGAAACAGCTAGGTGGAAACGATCAAAAAATCGCGGTTGTCACGCGTGAAGCTTCTTCTGGATCGCGTTACAGCTTTGAAAGCTTGATGGGATTGACGAAAATCATTAATAGTCGTCTTGTGTCAGATATTAACCCAGATAACCTAGTGGTAAACAGCAACAGCATGGTGAAGACGATTGTTAACCACAATAAGCAAGCGATTGGTTTTGTTTCTACAGGCTCAGTGGATAGCTCAATCAAAGCGATCCAGTTTGAAGGGGTAGAAGCGAGCAACAAAACAATCGCTACGGGTCAGTATGAATTATCTCGCCCTTTCCTTGTTCTATACAACCCTGACAAAGTTGATGAAGACTCTAAGTCATTTATTGATTACTTAAACAGCAGCCAAGCAAAATCTTTGATTGAAGAGTACGGCTACACGCCAATTAAGAAGTAG
- a CDS encoding slipin family protein, with amino-acid sequence MMEQIITSGMLTPVLIVVLVLLIAFSMFHVLREYERGVIFFLGRFQMVKGPGLIIVIPMIQQIVKVDMRTVVMDVPSQDVISRDNVSVRVNAVIYFRVVDAQKAIINVEDYLAATSQLAQTTLRSVLGQHELDEMLANREMLNTDIQTILDARSDGWGIKVSDVEIKHVDLNESMIRAIAKQAEAERSRRAKVIHASGEMEASEKLVEAASKMATQPNAMLLRYLQTLTEIAGEKSSTIAFPLPMELMEGLFKRMGEPYQKPKDNDSSNSS; translated from the coding sequence ATGATGGAACAAATAATCACTAGTGGCATGCTGACCCCAGTGCTGATTGTCGTGTTGGTACTTTTGATTGCCTTCAGCATGTTCCACGTGTTACGCGAATATGAGCGCGGCGTCATCTTTTTCCTCGGGCGTTTTCAAATGGTCAAGGGGCCAGGATTGATCATTGTTATTCCCATGATTCAACAAATCGTCAAAGTCGATATGCGAACAGTGGTGATGGATGTGCCGAGTCAAGATGTCATTAGTCGTGACAACGTATCTGTTAGAGTCAATGCAGTTATTTATTTTCGAGTGGTCGATGCCCAAAAAGCCATCATCAATGTAGAGGATTATTTAGCGGCAACGTCTCAATTGGCGCAAACGACCTTACGTTCTGTATTAGGGCAGCATGAACTTGATGAGATGCTTGCTAATCGAGAGATGCTCAATACAGATATTCAGACGATTCTTGATGCTCGTTCGGATGGTTGGGGCATTAAGGTGTCGGATGTCGAAATCAAGCACGTGGATCTTAATGAGAGTATGATTCGCGCGATTGCTAAACAAGCGGAGGCAGAGCGCTCACGAAGGGCGAAAGTGATACATGCTTCTGGTGAAATGGAGGCATCTGAAAAGCTCGTTGAAGCAGCAAGTAAAATGGCGACTCAACCCAATGCGATGCTATTGCGTTACTTGCAAACGCTGACGGAGATTGCCGGAGAAAAGAGTTCGACCATTGCCTTTCCACTGCCTATGGAACTGATGGAAGGACTGTTTAAACGAATGGGAGAACCTTATCAAAAACCTAAGGATAACGACTCTTCGAACTCATCTTAA
- a CDS encoding porin family protein: MKKVVLLAALVALPTFAAQKVDGFYIGAGIGDTSYDDDGFGKSVTDGATSTETDGASFKLIGGYQFNKIAAIEAQYTKYGTANTKLSNTKALTMDSESLMVAANLGYTFDNGLRPYGVIGAGIVSWDVGNAGATAYLNNKSSSTFAVRAGLGLEYAPAMFDGWAVRAGYEVDAFAAEVEDSLTKKTTEHTLGMGSFYIGSTYKF; this comes from the coding sequence ATGAAAAAGGTTGTTTTACTTGCAGCGCTTGTCGCGCTACCGACATTTGCAGCTCAGAAAGTTGATGGTTTTTATATTGGTGCGGGTATCGGTGATACGAGCTACGACGATGATGGATTTGGCAAAAGTGTTACTGATGGCGCGACTTCGACTGAAACAGATGGAGCATCATTCAAGCTGATTGGTGGCTATCAGTTTAACAAGATCGCTGCGATTGAAGCTCAGTACACAAAGTACGGCACGGCAAACACCAAATTGTCTAACACTAAGGCGCTGACGATGGACAGTGAGTCTCTTATGGTGGCAGCCAATTTAGGTTATACCTTTGACAACGGCCTTAGACCTTACGGGGTAATTGGCGCAGGTATTGTTAGCTGGGATGTGGGAAATGCGGGGGCGACAGCCTATTTGAACAACAAATCTTCAAGTACGTTTGCTGTACGCGCAGGACTCGGCCTTGAGTATGCACCTGCAATGTTTGATGGTTGGGCGGTTAGAGCAGGCTATGAAGTCGATGCGTTTGCTGCTGAGGTTGAAGATTCGTTAACCAAGAAAACCACGGAACATACCCTGGGGATGGGTTCTTTCTACATTGGTTCGACTTACAAGTTTTAG